The DNA region CCGCCAGCGGCTGGCGCTCGCCCTGCTTCAGCGTCTGCTCCAGCCTCTGGCCGCGGGCCAGACGCGCCTGCGTCACCCTGTCCAGATCGGAGCCGAACTGGGCGAAGGCGGCCAGCTCCCGGTACTGGGCCAGGTCGAGGCGGAGCCGGCCCGCCACCTGGCGCATGGCCTTCACCTGGGCGGCCGAGCCGACGCGCGAGACCGAGCGGCCCACGTCGATGGCCGGCCTCAGCCCGGCGTAGAACTGGTCGGTGTCCATGAAGATCTGCCCGTCCGTGATCGAGATGACGTTGGTGGGGACGTAGGCGTGGATGTCCCCGGCCTGCGTCTCGATGATGGGCAGGGCGGTCAGCGAGCCGCCGCCGATCTCGTCGTTCAGCCGCGCCGCGCGCTCCAGCAGGCGCGAGTGCAGGTAGAAGACATCGCCCGGGTAGGCTTCGCGTCCGGGCGGCCGCCGGAGCAGGAGCGAGAGCTCGCGATAGGCCCAGGCATGCTTGGTCAGGTCGTCGTAGATCACCAGGACGTCGCGGTGCTCGTCGTACATGAAGTACTCGCCCATGGCGCAGCCGGCGTAGGGCGCCAGGTAGAGCAGGGGCGCCGGCTGGCTGGCTGTGGCCGAGACCACGATGGTGTAATCCATGGCGCCGCCGCGCGTCAGGGTGTCCACCACCCCCGCCACCGTCGAGGCCTTCTGCCCGATGGCGACGTAGACGCAGATCACGTCCTGCCCCTTCTGGTTGAGGATCGTGTCGACGGCGATGGAGGTCTTGCCCGTCTGCCGGTCGCCGATGATCAGCTCGCGCTGGCCGCGCCCGATGGGGATCATGGAGTCGATGGCCTTGAGCCCCGTCTGCAGCGGCACGTTGACCGGCTGGCGTTCGATGATGCCGGGCGCGCGCCACTCCACCGGGCGGCGGCTCCGCGCGCGGATCTCGCCCTTGCCGTCCAGCGGCTGGCCCAGCGGGTTGACCACGCGGCCCAGCAGCTCGGGGCCGGCGGGAACCTCGATGACGCGGCCGGTCCGCCGCACCTCGTCGCCCTCTTTGATGGCGTCGAAGGGGCCGAGAACGACGACGCCGACGTTCTCCTCCTCCAGGTTCATGGCCAGGCCGTAGACGCCGTTGGGAAACTCGACCAGCTCGTTGGCCAGGACCGACTCCAGCCCGTAGACGCGGGCCACCCCGTCCGCCACCTGGATGACGGTGCCCACCTCGTCCAGGCGGACGGATGCGTCGAAGGACTCGATCTGCTGGCGAAGGATGCCGGAGATCTCTTCGGGCCGAATGCTCACCGGCCGCTCACTCCCCTTTCGTCCGCCCCACCGCTCGCCGCGCCCGAAACCGCGCCCGAGACCGCCTCCGCGCCAGCCAGGTGCCGGCGCATCGCCTCGAGTCGCGTCCGCACCGAGCCGTCCATGCGGCGGTCGCCGACGCGCACGATCAGCCCGCCCAGGATGGCCGGGTCGACGCGCTCGCGGAGCCGTACCCGCTCGCCGGCCCAGCTCTCCAGGCGGCGGAGCAGCACCTCGCGGCTCGCCTCGTCCAGCGCCATGGCCGTGGTCACCTCGGCCTCGCGGATGCCCTCCGCCTCGTCCGCCATCCGGCCATACTCCCGCGCCATGGCCGGCAGGAGGCTGCCGCGACCCTTGCGGACGACCACGTGCAGGAAGCGCCGCACCAGCGGCGACGCCTCCTCCCCCAGGAGCTGGTCCAGCGCGCTCTCGCGCGCCGACCCGGGCAGGACGGGGCTTTCCAGCACCCAGCGCCAGCGCGGATCCCCGCCCGCCCGGGCCGCCAGCCGCTCCAGCTCCTCCCGCACGCCGCCCACCTGGTTCCGCTCCCGTGCCAACACGAAGAGCGCCTCGGCGTAACGGCGCGCGACCGCCTCAAGCGCCATGGCCCGTTGCCCCGATCTCGTCGACGAACTCGCGGGCGAGGCGGCGCTGGTCCTCCTCACTGAACTCGCGCCGGATCACGCGCCGCGCCACCTCTACAGCCAGGTCCGCCACCTCCCGCCGGAGCTGGGCGAGCGCCTCGTCCCGCTCGCGGG from Bacillota bacterium includes:
- the atpA gene encoding F0F1 ATP synthase subunit alpha: MSIRPEEISGILRQQIESFDASVRLDEVGTVIQVADGVARVYGLESVLANELVEFPNGVYGLAMNLEEENVGVVVLGPFDAIKEGDEVRRTGRVIEVPAGPELLGRVVNPLGQPLDGKGEIRARSRRPVEWRAPGIIERQPVNVPLQTGLKAIDSMIPIGRGQRELIIGDRQTGKTSIAVDTILNQKGQDVICVYVAIGQKASTVAGVVDTLTRGGAMDYTIVVSATASQPAPLLYLAPYAGCAMGEYFMYDEHRDVLVIYDDLTKHAWAYRELSLLLRRPPGREAYPGDVFYLHSRLLERAARLNDEIGGGSLTALPIIETQAGDIHAYVPTNVISITDGQIFMDTDQFYAGLRPAIDVGRSVSRVGSAAQVKAMRQVAGRLRLDLAQYRELAAFAQFGSDLDRVTQARLARGQRLEQTLKQGERQPLAVEDQVIQIYAAVHGFCDEIPVDRVVDFQNRLLERIHALHPEIPRRIAETKVLDEALTAALESAIREIRDAFLGRTAEAGEPAQAQAS
- the atpH gene encoding ATP synthase F1 subunit delta, which codes for MALEAVARRYAEALFVLARERNQVGGVREELERLAARAGGDPRWRWVLESPVLPGSARESALDQLLGEEASPLVRRFLHVVVRKGRGSLLPAMAREYGRMADEAEGIREAEVTTAMALDEASREVLLRRLESWAGERVRLRERVDPAILGGLIVRVGDRRMDGSVRTRLEAMRRHLAGAEAVSGAVSGAASGGADERGVSGR